Genomic segment of Panicum virgatum strain AP13 chromosome 9N, P.virgatum_v5, whole genome shotgun sequence:
ATGTTCTTACTCTTCAAAACCCCAAGAATTGGTAGTACAGTTCTAGAGAATTGGTACAGTTCAAAACCCCAAGAAGCTTCTTCACCTTCTTTTTTCCCCGTCACTTTACCAACAACTTCCCTTTACGCATGTCGAATCCAAAGAAAACAAAGATGCCGCGATTATTACTCCGCTGACCGGTTCTTGTTGCATCTTTCGTCCATGGTCCCATGGAGTACTGTCGACAATGACAAACCGAAAAGAATGAAAAGGAAACGGAGATCGCACATGCCGTATCCTTCCTTTCTAGATGAGGAGGAACTGAACAGAGACCCCAAAAGCCGGTTTCGCCGTACAGTTCAGTTAGCCTCCTAGGCTCTTTAGCAACAGCAAGCAGCTACTCTGAGAATTACAGTGCGACGCGTGCAGTTTTAAGTTTTGTCTTGTGGGAGTGAAGCATCGTCAGGTCAAGCAAAAAAGAAGCGCCACAGCCCTTCCACAAACGATGGGAGGATTCTGATTCTCTCCGATGAACCTGGCCATTTCCTGGCCTGAAGATTGGCCCCCTGCTGAATCTTTCAGAAAGCTACGGGTCCCCCTGTGCGCGATCATACGATGTTTGGGACCTGCACGAAGCCCTTTTGACGAACGCTCGTCGTCGCATTTATAGGCGACTGTTGGGCGTCGCACACGCAACCGCTGTGGCCGTCCGTGCATCTTGACCTTGCTTGGTTTCGGTTGCTCGCCGCTGTCCACCGACAAATGCCAAAAGTAACGGGCGAGTGGCGACCAATCGAAGCTTGGTCGTCGTCGAGATCGCAAATCTGAAGGACGTGAGCAGGGAAGCCAGACTGAATTCTGAAAGTGGATTCCATTGATTCCTCCTCCCAGTTGTTCCATGGTAGTACAAACAAAGCAAGGTGCTAGGGACTAGTAGTAGTTTACAGTGCCTCGCGAGAAGCGCGCGAAAATAGAAGCCTTCCCAGCCGAGGCCTAATGGTGATGGTACtgaaacagcagcagcaggaccaGGCTGGTACAGGAATAGTCCTCGGCGTCTAGGGTTTTCCTAGGCGACTCGGGGTGGGTCTCGGCGACTAGGGTTTCTTTCGCGTTTCCTTGTCCTACGTCCTCCTGTTCCCGATCTGCTCCTTCACAGGATAAGATCTTCGAGTCCACAACCCATCCCATGTTCGTGTCCACGTTGAGATCTCCGTCTGGAGCCTAGACCAATTCTGCTAGCCTCCCTGGTCGTTGTTTGTCTTCGTGTTTCTCATCATTGTgatctggcggcggcgggatggagGAAGTGGAAGGGATGTTGGGTCGCATGAACTTGTCGGCGGCGGAAAGGAAAGGCATTCGCGTGGAGGTGGAGGCTGGAGGACAAAGCGGATCTGCGGTACCGTTGGCCGTCGGAAAGGTGCTcgcagagaagctggtccatgcAGATGGTTTGGCGAGTGCACTCGGAAGGATCTGGTGTCCAATCAAGGGAGTTGGGTGCAAGGATCTCGGTGAGAATCATTTTCTTTTCACCTTTCGTCAAGCATCAGGGAAGCGGCGTGCGCTAGAGGAAGGGCCGTGGATGTTTGGGAGAGATCTGGTGGTGATGACTGATTTTGATCCAAACAAAACGGTAGAGGAGTTGGAGTTTTTCTTCATTCCAATATGGGTTCGTGTTCTAAAACTCCCTTTCGGAATGATGAAGAAGGCGACGGGGGAGGTAATTGGCAAGGAGATCGGGGTTCTgttggaggtggaggcggatgATGATAGTCTGGCGGTGGGCCGTTTTCTACGCATCAAGATCAGGCTGGATATTAGACAGCCACTTATGAGGGGAGTCACTGTTTTTGCTGGGGAAAATAAGAAGCCATTGTGGTGTCCTTTGGAGTACGAGTTTCTCCCGGATTTCTGTTACATTTGTGGGATCATTGGCCATACTGATAAGTTTTGTGAAAAACAACTGACGAAGGGGGAGGTGCAGCAATATAACAAGAGTTTGCGGTGTATCCCTGATAGGAGGAGTAGAGAGGATGTCTCTGGGGATAGGTAATTTGGTGGTCGTTCTGTTGGTCCTTGGAGGTCGGGTGGGAGTGGTAGTAGGGGAAGTTTTGGAGGGTCGAGTAACAAGAGTCACTCTGGTCGTGCGGGGAGTGATGGCCCAACTTGGAGGAAGGAAGTAGCGCTGGTGggggagaagaaggaagagaaaaagaaaaactctGAAGAGGAGGTGACGAGTCCCCTGAAGCAAACGGAAGGTCAGCAGGACCCCGGGCTAGGAGTGTCGCCCAGCAGGAGCCGGAAGGTGCTGAGTTTTGGAACTGATAATGTCCAGCAATCGGATGAAAGAACTGAAGTAACAGACAACCAGATTACAGCACCATTGGGTGATGCGAGGGAAGTGCCTGGGATATATGACCAGCACGTGAACAGCGCATTACAGGCCATGCATGTGGATCATGGTCAGGCCGTGGAGGGGGATGGTGGTTTGGAGGCGACGGAGGATGCAGAAGGGGTGGGGAAGGAGAGGGCTCCCAAGCCGGGCCGATACAAAAAAATAGCTCGAAATACCAGCAGCACGGAGGTAGCAGCCAACTCTGCAATTGAGGGAAGAAAGCGCTCGCTGAGCAATGAGGAGGTTGGGAGTAAGAAGATGAGGATGTCGGTTGCTGATAATGTGGCGGGGTTGTCGGAACAGCCCTGCGAGAATCAATGAAGGTGATAGCTTGGAACTGCCGGGGGTTGGGGAACGGCCCGGCAGTTCGTGGCCTTTTGGATATCCAAAAGGTGGAAGACCCTGACATTTTGTTTCTCTCTGAAACAAAGATGGATCGGCGTAGGATTGAGGGCCTGCGGTGGAGCCTGGGTATGACGAATTTGGTGGTGAAAGATTGCGAGGGGAAGAGTGGTGGGCTTgcaattttttggaaaaaggaGATTAATTTCCAACTTCGTGCAGTGTCTCGACTGTACTTGGATGGGGATGTGGTAGAAGAAGATGGTTTTGTTTGGAGGTTTACTGGGTTCTATGGAGAACCAAGAATGGAGAGAAAAGAAGTGTCATGGAGGGCACTGCGGGCGCTGAATGCAGCTAGGAGATACCCGTGGTTGTGTATGGGTGATTTCAATGAGATTCTGGTAGGGCATGAGAAGGAAGGTGGTGTGGCGCGTCCACAGATTTGCATGGACCGCTTTAGGGAAGTTTTGGAGGAATGCTCTCTGGATGATTTGGGGTTCGCTGGTGATCCTTTCACCTGGCGAATCACAGCCATACGGATGCTCATTATATCCGTGAGCGTCTTGATCGGGCGGTGGCTGATGCTGCTTGGCGAACACGCTTCCCAAACTTCTTGGTGAGAAATGGGGACCCTCGGCACTCTGATCACCGACCGATGATTGTGACCATGGAGGAGGAAGTGGTGCGTAGTGGCAGGGGGAGTGGCCCAGGTTTTCGGTTCGAAGCTGGGTGGGTGCAGGAGGAGAACTGTGCAGCGATAGTTGAGAATGCTTGGGAACTCTCGATGAACACACGAACGGGTGTGGTGGTGGATGCAGTGAAAGATGTAGCGGGTGATTTATGGGATTGGAGTAGGAATATTCTGGGCGATATGGAGAAAAGGATCAAGCATGTCAAGCGACAGCTGGAGGTGTGTAGGTGTCATGTTATATCCTCAGAGATGATCGCGCGGGAGCAGATACTGAAGTACAAACTGGAGAAACTAGAGGAGCAACGTGATATGTATTGGAGACAAAGAGCGAAAGTGCATTGGTTGCAGAATGGTGATCGCAACACCAGTTTTTTCCACCGGCATGCTTCtgaaaggcggcggcggagccgaaTAAATAAGTTGGTCAATGATGATGGTGATGTGGTGACGGATGTGGCAGGTATTCATGAATTGGTGACTAATTATTATAAGTCTTTGTTCACTTCCCATGCAGGGGATAGATATGATGAATTAATACAGCAGGTCCCAGCAAAAGTTACGAGAGAAATGAATAGCTCTCTGTTGGGGGAGTATTCTGATGAGGAAATCAAACATGCTTTGGATAGTATGGGGGATCTAAAAGCTCCTGGCACTGATGGTATGCCTGCTTTGTTTTATAAGAAGTATTGGGAGACGGTGGGTGCCGATATCATCAGAGAAGTGAGGGCTTTTCTTGGGGGTGGAGAAATGCCGAGGGGTTGGAATGACACCGTTGTAGTTCTAATACCAAAGGTTCCTAACCCAGAACATTTGAAAGATCTACGGCCAATAAGCTTGTGTAATGTGGTGTACAAGATTGCATCCAAAGTCTTGGCAAATCGGCTGAAGGTGATTCTTCCTGATATTATTTCTCTGAACCAGAGTGCTTTCGTCCCCGGCCGAATGATAACAGACAATGTTTTGCTTGCTTATGAGCTTACTCACCATTTGCAGAATAAGAAAAAGGGTGTACAGGGGCTTGCTGCTCTGAAACTAGATATGAGTAAGGCCTATGACCGGGTCGAGTGGGAGTTTTTGAGGAGAATGATGTGCAAATTGGGCTTCCATCAGCGGTGGGTGGATGTGGTGATGCAATGTGTGAAAACTGTGACCTATCGGATCAAAGTGAACGGTGAGCATACGGAACAAATAGTACCTGAGAGAGGATTGCGGCAAGGCGACCCTCTCTCACCGTATCTCTTCTTAATCTGTGCTGAAGCTTTTTCATGTCTCCTGAACGCAGCTGAGGCGAGAGGCGAGCTGACTGGAGTCAAAATATGTCGGGGTGCGCCGAGTATAAACCATCTATTGTTTGCAGATGATTCACTGTTACTCTTCCAAATTAATGATCAGAGTGCAGGACATTTGCAAAATGTGCTTTCACTGTATGAGAACTGCTCGGGGCAGTTGGTAAATAAGGATAAGTCTTCAGTCATGTTCAGTAAAAACACTAGTGAGGAGATTAAATCTGCGTTCATGCTCTCGTTGGATCTTGCTGCTGAAACGCTGAATGAAAAGTACCTGGGTCTCCCGGTTTTCATTGGGAATTCCAAGGTTAAAACCTTCTCATATTTGAAGGATAGAGTGCGGAAGAGAATCCGGGGATGGAAGGAGAAGCTGCTATCTAAAGCTGGGAATGAGGTTCTTATAAAAGCAGTGGCTCAAGCAATACCATCATATGCCATGTCCTGTTTTGATATCAAAAAGACTCTGTGTGATCAGATTGGGGCCATGACATGTCGCTACTGGTGGTCAGTCCAGGATAAAGAGAACAAAATGCACTGGTTATCATGGGAGCAGCTGTGTAAGCGTAAGCAAAAGGGAGGGCTTGGATACAGAGATTTACACCTCTTCAATTTGGCTATGCTAGCTAGACAGGGGTGGCGTCTTATAATGGAGCCAAACTTGTTATGTGCTCAGGTTCTGAGGGCTAAATATTTTCAGAATGGAGATCCGTTGACAGCTAGTGAGAAGCCTGGTATTTTCTATACATGGAGGAGTATTCTGCGCGGTCTGCAAGCGTTGAAAAAAGGGCTGATTTGGAGGGTTGGTGATGGCTCAAGCATCAATATTTGGAGTGATGCATGGATTCCGAATGGAGTTTTACGACGACCAGTTACGCCTAGGGGAAGAATAGTTTACAATAAAGTGTCTGATCTCATTGATCCACACTCTGGAACCTGGGATGAGGAACTTATTAAGGAGATCTTTTGGGAGGAGGACGTTAAACACATACTATCCATTCCCATCAAGCATGGAAGGGAAGACACTCTAGCTTGGCATTTTGACAACAAAGGTATTTTTTCTGTGAAGTCGGCCTATCAGTTCTGGAGGACGCCAAGGAAAGGGATCAAATAAGACAAACAGGTAGCTCAAGCTCTAGTGTTGAAAGGGAGCAGGATGTTCGCTGGCATCAGTTGTGGAAGATTGCCTGTCCACCGAAGGTGAAGCTTTTTCTGTGGAGATTGGGGCACAACAGCTTACCTTTGCGCATGAACATTTTGAGAAGAGGTATGGAGATAGATACCAGGTGTCCAGTGTGCTGGCGTTTAGATGAGGATGGCGGCCACTGTTTCTTGAAGTGTAAGATGGTCAAAAAGTTATGGAGGCATATGAATTTGGAGCATATACGTATCCAGCTATTGTCACTAAACAGTGTAGTGGAGGTTTTAATGTGCGTCCTTGCTCTGAACGATAGCCAGAAATTCCCTGTCATTGGTCTATTATGGGCATGGTGGAATGCCAGGAATAAATGCAATGTGGGAGAACAGATGAAAAAGACCGATTCAGTCAGCTTCAGTGCACATGAGATTATTGCTAGCTGTGGTAAAAAACAAACTAGGCCAAGTCGAGAGGCTATACCTGGACGAAAGTGTTGGCAACCACCACCAGTTGACTTTCTAAAGGTGAACTTTGATGGCGCTTTCAGGGCAGTGGAAAAGGATGGAGCATGGGGTTTCATTATTAGGGACAGTGATGGTCAGGCAGTCGTGGCAGGATCAGGCCGGCTATCTGCAGTTCCTGATGCTATCTCGGCAGAAGGGGAAGCATGTTTGGCAGCACTGGAGGCGGCCATGAACCGTGGAATATCTCGAGTGATTATTGAAACAGACTCGACGAATCTGGTTTCGGCTCTTCGCGGCAATGCTTATGATCAAGCACCTGGTGGAGTCATCTTTAGTGAAGCGCGGGGTGTTTTAGAGATGCATTTTGATCATGTTATCTTTTCTGCTATTCCTAGAACTTGTAATCAAGCGGCACATGAGCTCGCTCGTTTTGGTCTTAGTCGGGACCCGGACCTCCCAAGTGTGTGGGAGGATCCCCTCCCTGGTTTTGTAACAACTTTGGTGGATCGCGATCGCGCTGATCCTGGGTTTGCTTAATTAAAGAGCGAGTTgactatcaaaaaaaaaaagaaacagcagcagcagcaggaacgaaaaaatgaagataaaaaagaagagaaaggattGGACATGGGAAGGGAAATGCTAGCAGGTTCGGTTCTATGAACGGTGCTCTTGTCGATCCTAAGCTGAGATACAGTGCAACAAGAACGGAACTCCTCTGcctctgctttttttttttccgttctggagggagggaggtggtAGCCGAGTTAGATGGAGAGGTGCTTGCTGGATCGATCAGGTGGTGCTGGCGTCGACGAGCCTGCGCAGGAAGTCCCTGACCTCGGCCGGCTCGCGGAGGGAGAAGGACGCGCTGGTCTCCTTGGGGAACTTGGACACGAGGATCCCCGCGCCCTGCCCCCGGCTGCGCAGCACCTGCCCGACACAACCGTGGAAACCGTCAGAGACAGAGTATTTTTCAGCTCCGGAATTTCAGGCGGCAGGCTGACCACGATCTCCTCGCAGGAGAGgaggagccgcggcggcggccgtacgTGCCTACCTTGAACGCGTCCTCGTCGGTGCGGTCGTCGCCGATGTAGATCGGGAACACGTCGCTGCGCTCCGCGTAACCTGGAAGACGAAGCGAGAGACAGAGGAACGCTTGGTCAGTCAGACAGCCATGATGGCGTGCTCTTGTTCAGAACTTGagagccagcagcagcaacgaTTTCATTTGTTCCTCCAAATCCAATAGGAGCGAGGCGGCAGCAACTCACCGAGCGAGTCGAGGAGGAACTCGAGGGCCTTGCCCTTGTCCCACTTGATCATGGGGCGGACCTCGAGCACCTTGCGGCCCTGGGTGAGGCGGAGGCCCGGGTAGTCCTTGAGCACGGCGCGGACCTGCTCGAACAGCGCGCCCCAGGCGGCCTCCTCCACGCAGCGGAAGTGCACGGACAGGCAGAACTTGTTGTTCTCCACCTTGGCGCCCGGGATCGACGCCTCCATCCGCTCCACCAGCGCGCCGTACGCCTCCTCGATCACCGGCAGGAACTCGCTCGCCGGCTGGCACAGCACCGACTTGCCCTCCTGAccgaatcatcatcatcatccatgGGCGTCAGAggtggaagaaggagaaggattACGTGGCACGCGCGTCGCTTTCAGTTTTCACGACGGTAAAACCTTCTTGTTGCTTGCAAGGATGGAGAGATGATGTGGTAAATTGCAAGTACCTTGCCGTGGTGGTTGGGGTCGGCGGTGGGCCCTCGGATGTCCATCCCGTGGCTCCCGGCGTAGTAGAGCTCCGCCAGCCGCACGAAGCCGAACACCTGCGAGGCGAGAAAGACAGCGCACGCAGCAGCACGTCAGCGTCGTCGTCTTCGTCTcgcacgtcgccgtcgccaccgaGCATGGCATGGCAGGCAGCAGGGTCGGGCTACCAAACACCAATGGCCGCGGGGGCAGGGGGTGGTAAAataaaaagggggaagaaaaggAGAGCTCCCGCCAAGTGGAGGAGCTTCTAGCTAGCTCGCGCCGCGCCGTCTGCCTGCCCCGTGAGCAGCTAGCTGCCGGTGGCTGGCTGCTGGATTTCGTGTGCGTGTCTGGTGGTGAGAGGGCGGAGGAAAGGGACGGACTTTTCGGCTGGAAGGCGAAGGCGAATGTGCGTACCTTGTCACGGCAACGCCCGCTGACGATCGCCGTCGGGAagcgcgccgccacgccgcgcacgGCCTCCCTCATCTGCGTCGGGAGATTACAGCGTCAGCCGTCAGaggatgctcaagaagtacaCGGAAGCTTTGCTTT
This window contains:
- the LOC120692620 gene encoding probable trehalose-phosphate phosphatase 9, whose translation is MTKHGVVLGPEDAVVAAAAAARHFSFPPPRTGGDSCRKLAAQVDLGAAVMVSWLDSMKASSPRHRLMAPLAGAADAEHDDWMERHPSALDRFDALAAAAKGKQVAVFLDYDGTLSPIVEDPDRAVMTDEMREAVRGVAARFPTAIVSGRCRDKVFGFVRLAELYYAGSHGMDIRGPTADPNHHGKEGKSVLCQPASEFLPVIEEAYGALVERMEASIPGAKVENNKFCLSVHFRCVEEAAWGALFEQVRAVLKDYPGLRLTQGRKVLEVRPMIKWDKGKALEFLLDSLGYAERSDVFPIYIGDDRTDEDAFKVLRSRGQGAGILVSKFPKETSASFSLREPAEVRDFLRRLVDASTT